From the Thermococcus sp. M39 genome, one window contains:
- the glp gene encoding gephyrin-like molybdotransferase Glp: MREFKKLTPYEEAFNLMISDIKEIPDTEEVSLNDALGRVLAEDVKSPIDSPPFDRSAVDGYAIRAEDTFQAREYNPIELEVIDEITAGMESKAEVTSGKAVKLMTGNKLPKGANAVIMQEHVKREGNRIYVLRPVAPGQNVAFKGEDIKKGQVILKKGQILRPQDLSLLKSVGIKRVKVKRKPRVGIIVTGDELIEELDGKALESGKILESNSIMLKGLVKRYFGEPVFYGVVSDDENVIREKLEKAKNECDLVLITGGSAFGDKDYAHRFVKLLFHGTTIKPGRPVGYGERVFVMSGYPVAVFAQFHLFVKYALAKLVGANFKPAKVKAKLTAKVPSTLGRYEFVKVWYEDGKAKPIRKSGSGLISSLVESNGYITIPEDSEGYLEGEEVEVTLY; this comes from the coding sequence ATGCGTGAATTCAAAAAGCTGACTCCCTATGAGGAAGCATTTAATCTGATGATTAGCGACATTAAGGAAATCCCAGACACAGAAGAGGTAAGCTTGAACGATGCCCTTGGAAGGGTTCTCGCTGAAGACGTGAAGAGTCCGATTGATTCTCCGCCCTTCGACCGTTCAGCAGTTGACGGCTATGCTATAAGAGCTGAAGACACTTTCCAAGCGAGAGAGTACAATCCGATTGAGCTTGAGGTCATAGACGAAATAACTGCTGGAATGGAGAGCAAGGCAGAGGTTACATCAGGAAAAGCTGTGAAGCTCATGACAGGAAATAAACTGCCAAAAGGCGCCAATGCCGTCATCATGCAGGAGCATGTGAAGAGGGAAGGAAACAGAATCTACGTATTGAGACCTGTTGCTCCGGGACAGAACGTTGCCTTCAAAGGTGAGGACATAAAGAAAGGACAAGTTATACTCAAGAAAGGACAAATCCTCAGACCTCAGGATTTGTCTCTCCTAAAAAGCGTTGGAATAAAGAGGGTGAAGGTTAAGAGAAAGCCAAGAGTTGGAATAATTGTCACGGGAGATGAGCTCATTGAAGAACTCGATGGAAAAGCTCTTGAGAGTGGTAAGATTCTAGAAAGCAACTCAATAATGCTGAAGGGCTTAGTTAAGCGGTACTTCGGAGAGCCGGTATTTTACGGAGTTGTTTCCGACGATGAGAATGTTATCAGAGAAAAGCTTGAGAAAGCTAAGAACGAGTGTGATTTGGTTTTGATTACAGGGGGCAGTGCATTTGGAGACAAGGATTACGCTCACCGCTTTGTTAAGTTGCTCTTCCACGGAACCACAATAAAGCCAGGGAGGCCTGTAGGATACGGCGAGAGGGTTTTTGTAATGAGCGGCTATCCAGTTGCAGTATTTGCTCAGTTCCATCTCTTCGTCAAATACGCCCTCGCAAAGCTTGTCGGAGCAAACTTCAAGCCAGCTAAAGTTAAAGCAAAGCTGACAGCAAAAGTCCCGTCAACCCTCGGTAGATATGAGTTCGTTAAAGTCTGGTATGAGGACGGAAAGGCAAAGCCAATAAGGAAAAGTGGAAGTGGGCTGATAAGCTCTTTAGTGGAGAGCAATGGATACATAACGATTCCAGAGGACAGTGAAGGTTACCTAGAAGGAGAAGAAGTTGAGGTGACGCTCTATTAA
- a CDS encoding YfcE family phosphodiesterase produces the protein MRIIVVTDIHGNSNKAEQLAERLKGEEFDIILIAGDITHFKGRESAEKSLSYFLELGKPIYAVMGNCDGRDVLNLLEELRISLHNKRIEINGIGIVGFGGSNITPFSTIWEFHDEEIWESLNRNYRDGDILLMHVPPYGTKVDKTFTGLHVGSKALRKFIEEKQPPLVICGHIHEARGVDEIGKTLIVNPGPLFKGYYAVIDIDKERRANITLEKL, from the coding sequence ATGAGAATAATTGTAGTAACTGACATTCACGGAAATTCCAACAAAGCTGAGCAGTTGGCTGAGAGACTTAAAGGAGAGGAGTTTGATATCATTTTGATAGCCGGTGACATAACGCATTTCAAAGGCAGAGAAAGTGCAGAAAAGAGTCTAAGCTACTTCTTGGAGCTTGGAAAGCCAATATACGCTGTAATGGGCAACTGTGACGGTAGAGATGTTTTAAATCTTCTGGAGGAGCTTAGAATAAGCCTTCACAATAAACGAATCGAGATTAATGGAATTGGAATTGTAGGGTTCGGCGGCTCAAACATAACTCCTTTCTCAACAATCTGGGAGTTCCATGATGAGGAAATCTGGGAGAGCTTAAACAGAAACTACCGCGATGGAGACATTCTGCTAATGCATGTTCCTCCCTATGGAACAAAGGTTGATAAGACCTTTACCGGGCTCCACGTGGGGAGCAAAGCTTTGAGAAAATTCATAGAAGAAAAGCAGCCTCCTTTAGTTATATGCGGTCACATTCACGAAGCGAGGGGAGTCGATGAAATTGGAAAGACATTAATAGTCAATCCAGGCCCCTTGTTTAAAGGATATTACGCTGTAATTGATATAGACAAAGAGAGGAGAGCAAACATAACGCTGGAGAAGCTTTAG
- a CDS encoding pyridoxal phosphate-dependent aminotransferase — protein MALSDVLERVNPSEIRKLFDLAQGIEGIISLGIGEPDFDTPEHIKEYAKEALDKGLTHYSPNAGILELREAVAEKLRKDNGIDADPKTQIMITVGANQALLMGFATFLKDGDEVLVPSPMFVSYAPAVILAGGKPVEVPTYEEDEFRLNVDELKKYVTPKTRALILNSPNNPTGSVLTKKDLEEIADFAVEHDLIILSDEVYEYFVYDGVKNYSIASLDGMFERTITINGFSKTFAMTGWRLGFVAAPEWVIEKIIRFQMYNATCPVTFVQYAAAKALRDERSWKAVEKMRKEYDRRRQMVWKRLNEMGLPTVKPKGAFYIFPRIKDTGLTSKEFSELMIKEAKVVVVPGSAFGRAGEGYIRISYATAYEKLEEAMDRMEKVLRERKLV, from the coding sequence ATGGCGCTAAGTGATGTATTAGAACGTGTAAATCCTTCTGAAATTAGAAAGCTTTTTGATTTGGCTCAAGGTATTGAGGGAATAATCTCATTAGGAATTGGAGAGCCGGATTTTGATACTCCAGAGCATATCAAAGAATATGCAAAAGAAGCTTTGGACAAGGGACTAACGCATTATAGCCCTAATGCTGGAATCTTAGAGCTTAGAGAAGCGGTTGCTGAAAAGCTGAGGAAGGATAATGGCATTGATGCAGACCCTAAAACGCAAATTATGATAACTGTCGGCGCTAATCAAGCCCTATTGATGGGCTTTGCAACATTTCTTAAGGATGGAGATGAAGTTTTAGTGCCTTCACCGATGTTTGTCAGCTATGCTCCTGCTGTTATTTTAGCTGGAGGAAAGCCCGTTGAAGTCCCAACTTATGAAGAAGATGAATTCCGCTTGAATGTTGATGAGCTTAAGAAGTACGTAACTCCAAAAACGAGAGCTCTGATACTCAACAGCCCAAACAATCCAACTGGATCAGTTCTAACTAAAAAAGACCTTGAAGAGATTGCAGATTTTGCAGTCGAGCATGATTTGATTATTTTGAGCGATGAAGTTTACGAGTACTTTGTCTATGATGGAGTTAAGAACTACAGTATTGCCTCCCTTGATGGAATGTTTGAGAGGACTATCACAATAAATGGCTTCTCAAAGACTTTTGCAATGACCGGCTGGCGTTTGGGCTTCGTCGCTGCTCCAGAGTGGGTAATCGAGAAGATAATTAGGTTCCAGATGTACAATGCAACTTGTCCCGTGACGTTTGTTCAGTATGCAGCTGCTAAGGCTTTGAGGGACGAGAGGAGCTGGAAGGCAGTTGAGAAGATGCGCAAGGAATACGACAGAAGGAGGCAGATGGTCTGGAAGCGCTTAAATGAGATGGGACTGCCGACAGTCAAGCCTAAAGGGGCGTTCTACATATTCCCACGCATAAAAGACACTGGGCTAACGAGCAAAGAGTTCAGCGAGCTTATGATTAAGGAAGCAAAAGTTGTAGTAGTTCCGGGAAGTGCTTTCGGAAGGGCGGGAGAAGGCTACATAAGGATCAGCTATGCAACAGCCTATGAGAAGCTTGAAGAGGCCATGGACAGAATGGAGAAAGTGTTGAGAGAAAGAAAGCTTGTGTGA
- a CDS encoding carbamoyltransferase, with protein MILGIHDGHDAGAVLIKDKEIYAVNEERLNRIKHYRGFPELSIAKVLEIGDVNPEEVEIIAVAGIFRKRSRLLELEENLKKIFGEDFKRKILYVEHHLAHAASAYFTSGWRDAVALSIDAAGDGLSSSIYICRDGEMIRIAQSTYLDSLGDFYASVTELLGFKPMRHEGKIMSLAAYGKPSYDLSAIIELNDLTFENHLKVVGIEATKKLAEFFNFPFERAKEVSANLKKGKLDGELEREAIEIAASAQKHLEKIVDELGLKLTRYGLPLTYAGGVAQNVKANMVLRKHFPDLWVFPAMHDGGLAFGAAIFVKSQLERLDGRWKPFKLKHVYLGPSYSESEIEELLRKEGVRYEEISDVSGFVADSLIDGKIVAFFQGKMEFGPRALGNRSILADPRDESVKEKLNLALRRDVFQPFAPTILEERIGDYLVDPYPNKFMTMSYYATEEFAKTAPAVVHVDGTTRPQTLEREDNPKYYDIIKLFEKQSGVGAVLNTSFNMHGEPIVCSPRDALNSFRKAKLDVLVLEKFAVYL; from the coding sequence ATGATACTTGGAATTCACGATGGCCATGACGCTGGAGCAGTTCTAATTAAAGATAAAGAAATTTATGCAGTCAATGAAGAGAGGCTTAACCGAATTAAGCATTATCGCGGCTTTCCAGAGCTGAGCATAGCTAAAGTGCTAGAAATAGGAGATGTAAATCCAGAAGAAGTTGAAATTATTGCAGTTGCCGGTATTTTTAGAAAGCGCTCTCGCCTTCTAGAGCTTGAAGAAAACCTAAAGAAGATTTTTGGGGAGGACTTTAAAAGGAAGATTCTCTACGTTGAGCACCATCTAGCTCACGCAGCCTCAGCTTATTTCACTTCTGGCTGGAGAGATGCAGTTGCTTTAAGCATTGACGCTGCTGGCGACGGCTTAAGCTCATCAATCTACATCTGCAGAGATGGTGAGATGATTAGGATTGCCCAAAGCACATATCTTGATTCTTTGGGGGATTTCTATGCATCAGTTACGGAACTTTTGGGATTTAAACCCATGAGACATGAAGGGAAAATTATGAGCTTGGCAGCTTATGGAAAGCCGAGCTATGATTTGTCTGCGATAATTGAGCTCAATGATCTGACCTTTGAAAATCATCTTAAAGTTGTTGGAATTGAAGCAACTAAAAAGCTCGCTGAGTTCTTCAACTTTCCTTTTGAGAGAGCTAAAGAAGTTTCTGCAAATCTCAAGAAGGGGAAGCTTGATGGAGAGCTGGAGAGGGAAGCTATTGAGATAGCAGCATCAGCTCAGAAGCATCTGGAAAAAATTGTTGATGAACTCGGGCTTAAGCTTACAAGATATGGGTTGCCTTTAACCTATGCCGGCGGTGTTGCGCAGAATGTTAAAGCAAACATGGTTTTAAGAAAACATTTTCCTGACTTGTGGGTGTTTCCAGCAATGCATGACGGTGGTTTAGCCTTTGGAGCTGCTATCTTTGTCAAATCACAGCTTGAAAGACTAGATGGTAGGTGGAAGCCATTTAAGCTGAAGCATGTTTATTTGGGACCTTCTTACTCTGAGAGTGAAATTGAGGAGCTCTTGAGGAAAGAGGGAGTTAGGTATGAGGAAATCAGTGATGTTTCTGGTTTTGTTGCTGATTCCCTAATTGATGGAAAAATCGTAGCCTTTTTCCAAGGAAAAATGGAATTTGGACCAAGGGCTTTGGGTAACCGTTCTATTTTAGCTGACCCAAGAGATGAGAGCGTTAAAGAAAAGCTCAACTTGGCTTTGAGGAGAGATGTCTTCCAGCCATTTGCACCCACGATTTTAGAGGAGAGGATTGGGGATTATTTAGTTGACCCCTATCCAAACAAGTTTATGACGATGAGCTACTATGCCACAGAGGAATTTGCAAAAACAGCACCAGCTGTTGTTCATGTTGACGGCACGACGAGACCTCAGACTCTTGAAAGAGAAGATAACCCGAAGTACTATGACATAATTAAGCTCTTTGAAAAGCAGAGTGGAGTTGGTGCTGTGCTAAATACCTCATTTAATATGCACGGTGAGCCGATAGTTTGCTCACCTAGAGATGCCCTTAACAGCTTCAGAAAGGCAAAGCTCGATGTGCTGGTTTTGGAGAAGTTTGCTGTTTATTTGTAA
- the proS gene encoding proline--tRNA ligase, translating into MKVERNKWQNNFSEWYNELIETAGIQDKRYPVKGMNIWLPYGLKIMRNIERFIHEEMERTGHQEVLFPALIPETEFQKEAEHIAGFEGEVFWVTHAGHEPLDVRLILRPTSETAMYSMFALWIRSHADLPFKIYQIVNVYRYETKHTRPLIRVREISRFFEAHTAHDSFEDAERQIKEDLEIFDNLAKKLALPYIISKRPDWDKFPGAYYSLGAEVIMPDGRTLQIGTMHNYKQNFAKAYNIMYEKEDGTHEYVYQTTYGMSERLLAAVIAIHGDDRGMVLPPTIAPIQVVIVPIPKKDSPYDVFAYAREIAEELKTAGIRVHVDERDIRPGRKFYDWELKGVPLRIEVGPRDVEGQKAVLARRDTLEKFTVERAELIEKVRETLDAIMENLYARAKEFLDSHIKRVDTLEEAKKVFEDRRGVVELPWCGEESCGLEMEEILDAKMLGIPYPEETAKVEGKKCAHCGKEAKFIARFARTY; encoded by the coding sequence ATGAAGGTAGAGCGAAACAAATGGCAGAACAATTTCAGCGAGTGGTACAATGAGCTAATCGAAACGGCTGGAATACAAGATAAAAGGTATCCCGTAAAGGGAATGAACATCTGGCTTCCCTACGGTCTTAAGATAATGAGGAACATTGAAAGGTTCATTCATGAGGAGATGGAAAGGACAGGACATCAAGAGGTTCTCTTCCCAGCATTGATTCCAGAGACTGAGTTCCAGAAAGAGGCCGAGCATATAGCTGGATTTGAAGGCGAGGTTTTTTGGGTTACTCATGCCGGTCACGAGCCTTTAGATGTGAGACTAATTCTCAGACCTACGAGCGAGACCGCTATGTATTCAATGTTTGCGCTTTGGATTCGCTCTCATGCAGATCTGCCCTTCAAAATATACCAGATCGTTAACGTTTATAGATATGAGACAAAGCACACGAGACCACTGATTAGAGTTAGAGAGATCAGCAGATTCTTCGAAGCTCACACAGCTCATGACAGCTTTGAAGACGCCGAGAGACAGATAAAGGAGGATTTAGAGATATTTGACAACTTAGCTAAGAAGCTTGCCTTACCGTATATAATTTCAAAGAGGCCAGACTGGGATAAATTCCCTGGTGCTTACTACTCGCTCGGTGCAGAGGTAATAATGCCTGATGGAAGAACCCTGCAGATAGGAACGATGCACAACTACAAGCAGAACTTTGCAAAAGCATACAACATAATGTATGAGAAAGAAGATGGGACACATGAATACGTTTACCAGACAACCTACGGAATGAGCGAGAGACTCTTGGCTGCTGTCATTGCCATTCATGGCGACGATAGAGGAATGGTTCTTCCACCAACAATTGCACCAATTCAAGTGGTTATAGTCCCAATTCCAAAGAAGGACTCACCGTATGATGTCTTCGCCTATGCAAGAGAGATTGCTGAGGAGCTTAAGACCGCCGGCATAAGAGTTCATGTTGATGAGAGAGACATAAGACCAGGAAGGAAGTTCTACGACTGGGAGCTTAAAGGAGTTCCACTGAGGATTGAAGTAGGGCCAAGGGATGTTGAGGGACAAAAGGCTGTGCTCGCAAGAAGAGACACCCTTGAAAAGTTCACAGTTGAGAGAGCTGAGCTTATTGAAAAGGTCAGAGAAACACTTGATGCAATAATGGAGAACCTCTACGCAAGAGCTAAAGAATTCCTCGACAGCCACATTAAGAGAGTTGACACACTCGAAGAGGCAAAGAAAGTCTTTGAAGACAGAAGAGGAGTCGTTGAACTCCCATGGTGCGGTGAGGAAAGCTGTGGACTTGAGATGGAAGAAATCCTCGATGCGAAGATGCTTGGAATTCCATATCCAGAAGAGACAGCAAAGGTTGAGGGCAAAAAGTGTGCTCACTGTGGAAAAGAAGCAAAGTTCATCGCAAGATTTGCAAGAACTTATTGA